In Sphingomonas sp. JUb134, the sequence CCGGGGTGATCGCGACCACCGATCCCGACACCACGATCGACGTCTACATGGGCACCGGCGGTGCTCCGGAGGGCGTGCTCGCCTGTGCTGCGCTGCGCTGTGTCGGCGGCCAGTTCAAGGGCCGGCTGCTGTTCCGCAATGACGACGAGCGCGCGCGGGCGGCCAAATGGGGCGTGACCGACCTCGACAAGCAGTATGACCTGACCGAACTGGCGCGCGGCGACTGCATCTTCGCCGCGACGGGCGTCACGGACGGGTCGCTGCTCGCTGGCGTGAAGCGCATGCGCGGCAAGATGACCACCGAAAGCGTGGTGATGCGCGCCAGCTCCGGCACGGTGCGCTGGGTCAAGGGCGAGCACCGCATCGACGCATGATCCTGGCGCTGCTCGCGCTGGCACTCGCGAGCTACGTCTGGTTCCTGAAGGGTGAAGCGGTGCTGCGGCGCTGGCGCGGCCCAGGGGCAGGCCGCTCCCGCGTGCAGCGGCTGCGACGCTGGACCGCACGGGCGTGGCTGCTGTTCGGCGCGGTTCCGCTCTTGGTGCTGGCGCTTCTCGGGCAGCTCGACACCCTGCAGCGGCTCCCGGACGCGTTCGTGCCGCTCGCCCTCGTCGTCCGTGCCGCGCTGGTCGGGCAGGGGGTTCCGGCGGACGCCGGTTTGCTCGCCGCAGCAGTGGCGGGCGGGCTTGCAGGGGGCGCTGGCGTCGGCCTGCTGATCGCCGCCTGGCGCCGCCGGCGGGGCCGCGGCGACCTCCACATCGGCCACGTCGGCGGGTTGCTGCCGCGTTCCCGCACCGAGCTACGCTGGGGCGCTGCGGTCGCGATCACGGTCGGGATCGTGGAGGAGCTCTTCTTCCGGCTGCTGCTGCCTCTGCTCGTGGCCGAGGCGAGCGGCAGCGCCCTTGCCGGCTTCGGTGTCGCGACGCTGCTGTTCGGGTTGGCGCATGGCTATCAACGGCTTGCCGGCATGGCCGCCACGACGCTGGTCGGCGGGCTGTTCGCCGCCCTCTATCTCTACAGCGGCGCTCTGTGGCTGGCGATGCTCGCCCATGTGCTGCTCGACCTCAACAGCCTGGTCCTGCGCCCGGCCTTTGCCGGTGCATGGCGGAGGCATTGACGGCCTGGTGTGTTGCTTCAATACTACGCCGGAATGAAGGGGAAAGAACGATGATGCTGGGACGGGCGCTGACGGGAATGGCATTGCTGCTGGCGGGTGCCAGCGCGGGATCGCTGGCAGGCGCCCAGCCGCAGCAGGCGGCCCCTGCCGCTCCCCAGGCGCGCTACAGCTACAGCCAAGTGATGGTGCCGATGCGCGACGGCACCCGTCTGCAGACGGTGATCCGCCGGCCGCTCGACAAGCAGGGTCCGCTACCGATCCTGCTCCAGCGCTCGCCCTATGGCGTGCCGCCTGCCAGCGCGGTCGGCCGCGAGCGCAGCCTCGAGTTCATGGAGCCGGACGGCTACATCCTCGTCCACCAGAACATGCGCGGCCGCTTCGAAAGCGAAGGCACGTTCACCATGTCGATGGCGCTCCAGCCGCAGGGGGCACAGGGCGTGGACGAGGCGACCGACGCCTATGACACGATCGACTGGCTGGTGAAGAACGTGCCTGCCAACAACGGGCGCGTCGGCATGATGGGCGTGTCCTACCCCGGTTATGCGGCCGCCGTCGCGCTCGCCCGTCCGCATCCGGCGCTCAAGGCCGTCAGCCCCCAGGCGGCGTGGAACGACTGGTGGATCAACGACGACCTGCATCGCTACGGCGCGATGCGGCTCTCCTATGCGACCGACTGGCTCTACCCGCTCCAGAACAACAAGCAGGGCGAGAGCTTCGAAACCGGCGCCTACGACAGCTACGAATGGTTCCTGAAGCTCGGGCCGATCGAGAACCTCGACAAGCGCCACTTCAAGGGCAGCGTGCCGCAGCTGACGCAGATGATCGAGCACCCGGATTACGACAGCTTCTGGAAGGGCCAGCACTGGACCGACCGGCTGGGCCGCTCGACCGTGCCGACGCTGCATGTAGCCGGCTTCTGGGATCAGGAGGACCCGCTCGGCAGCTGGAAGATCTATGAAAAGATGGAGGCCGATGATCCGGCCAACAACAACATGATCGTGGGCGGCCCCTGGGCGCACGGCAGCTGGCGCCAGGCGGCAAGCGACATGGGCCATTTTCCGATCCCCGGCACCAGCGGTACCGATTTCCGCCGCGACATCGAGGCGCCGTTCTTCCGCTACTGGCTGCACGGCAAGGGACCGAAGCCGGGGTTCGAGGCGAAGATGTTCCAGTCGGGCAGCTGGACGTGGAAGAGCTATCGCAAATGGCCCGCGCCCGGCACAACCGCGACCGCACTCTACCTGCGCGCAGACGGCTCGCTGTCGTTCGAGGGCGCGGGAGACGCCGGCCAGTGCCGCGAGTTCGTGTCCGATCCTGCCAACCCGGTGCCGTTCCGCGAGCGGCCGATCTCGCCCACCTATCCGTCGTTGGAATGGCGGTGGTGGGAGGCAGCGGACCAGCGCTTCGTGGAGAACCGCCCGGACGTGCTCAGCTGGACGAGTGCGCCGCTCGAGAAGGATCTGACGGTGACGGGCGATGTGGCGGCGACGCTGATGGCCTCCACCTCCGGCACCGACAGCGACATGGTGGTCAAGCTGATCGACGTCTATCCCGACAACGTCGAGCCCACGCCGTCTCCGGCGCAGATGGGCAACTACGGCAAGTCGCTCAACGGCTATCGCCTGCCGATCGCGATGGAGGTGCGGCGCGGGCGCTGGCTCGACGACTGGTCGACGGCCAAGCCGCTGGTCCCGAACCAGGTGCGCGCCTGGGACGTTCCGCTGCGCGACCATGATCATGTGTTCAAGGCAGGCCACCGCATCATGGTGCAGGTGCAGTCGAGCTGGTTCCCGGTGATCGACCGGAACCCGCAGAAGTTCGTGCCCAACATCTACAAGGCGAAGTCGGAAGATTTTGTGAAGGCGACCCAGCGGGTGTGCACCGGCAGCAAGGTGACGTTGCCCGTCATTCGCTGAGGCGGCGATCGGGCGCTATTTCCTTGCGAGTGGATCGCAACAGGAAATAGCGCCGCGTCCCGGCGTTGCTCCTTTTCCAGGGAGGAGCGCCCGATGCAGTTCAGGATCAACGGCCAGACTTATACGGCGGAGGTGGACGTGCGCACCTCGCTGCTCGACCTTGCGCGCGAGCATCTGGGGCTGACCGGCAGCAAGAAGGGCTGCGACCACGGCCAGTGCGGCGCCTGCACGATGCTGGTCAACGGACGTCGCATCAACAGCTGCCTGACGCTGGCGGTGATGCACCAGGACGACGAGATCACGACGATCGAGGGTCTGGGTGCCCCCGGCGCCTTGAACCCCATGCAGGCGGCGTTCGTGAAGCACGACGGCTTCCAGTGCGGCTATTGCACGCCGGGCCAGATCTGCTCGGCGATGGGCATGCTGGACGAGATCGCAAAGGACTGGCCGAGCCATGTCACCGCGGACCTCGACTCGGTGGAGTTCACCGACGCGGAGATCCAGGAGCGGATGAGCGGCAATCTGTGCCGCTGCTCGGCTTATCCCAACATCGTCGAGGCGATCCGCGAGGCGGCCGAGAGCCAGCGGCTGGCGGAGGCGGCGGAATGAAGCCGTTCCAATATGCGCGGGCGACCACGCCCGAGGACGCCGCGCGGGCAGGTACGGTCGATGGTGCGAAGTTCATCGCGGGCGGCACCAACCTGCTCGATCTGATGAAGCTGCAGGTGGAGACGCCCGAGCAGATCGTCGACATCAGCCGCCTCGACCTGAACCAGGTGGAGGAGACGGAGGACGGCGGCCTGCGCATCGGTGCGCTCGTGCCCAACGCCGATCTCGCCGCCCACCCGCTGGTACGGCAGCGGTACGAGGCGCTGTCGCGGGCGCTGCTGGCGGGGGCGTCGGGGCAGCTGCGCAACAAGGCGTCGACCGGGGGTAATCTGCTCCAGCGGACGCGCTGCTACTACTTTTACGAGACCGGCGACGCCTGCAACAAGCGAACGCCAGGCAGCGGCTGCGCGGCCCGCGACGGCTTCAACCGCATCCATGCCGTGCTGGGCGCGTCCGAGGCGTGCATTGCGACGCATCCGTCGGACATGGCGGTCGCGATGCGCTTGCTGGACGCGACGGTCGCGACCCAGCTGCCGGATGGCGATCGCCGCCGCCTGCCGATCGCCGACTTCTACCGCCTGCCCGGCGACACCCCGCACATCGAGAACGTGCTCCGCCCGGGCGAGCTCATCACCCATATCGAGCTGCCAGCCCCGCCGCCGGGGCGGCAGCTTTACCGCAAGGTACGTGATCGTGCTTCCTATGCCTTTGCGCTGGTGTCGGTGGCGGCGGCGATCGCCGTCGAGGACGGACGCATCGCGTCGGCAAAGCTCGCCTTCGGTGGACTTGCGCACATGCCGTGGCGGGACGGCACCGTGGAGGAAGTGCTGGTGGGCCAGGCGCCTTCCGACGCGCTGTTTGCGACCGCGGCCGACACGCTGCTGCGCGACGCGCGCGGCTATGGTCACAACGACTTCAAGATCCCGCTCGCGCGCCGCGTCCTGATCGCGACCCTCAAGGAGCTCACCGCATGAGCGACAGCACCACGCTCAAGATGGACGTGCCCGTCCCCGCCAGCCTGCTCGATATCGGCACGCAGGGGCTGATCGGCCGGCCGCTCAACCGCATCGACGGGCCCCTGAAGGTCGCCGGACGGGCGACCTATTCGGCGGAATATGCGCTGCCGGACCTGGCGTACGGTTATCTGGTGCAGGCGAAAGCCGGACGTGCCCGCGTCACCGGCATCGACACGGCCGCGGCGCTGGCGATGCCGGGGGTGCTCGATGTGGTGGTCGACCTCGACACCTTCATCCGCAACCCGCAGCAGGGCGGCTCCAACAAGGCGCCGACGCAGGGCGTCGAGGAAATCCACTATTTCGGCCAGGTGGTCGCGATCGTCGTCGCCGAGACTTTCGAACAGGCGCGAGATGCCGCCGCTCGCGTGCACGTGGCCGTGGAGGACAAGCCGGGGCTGTTCGAATTCGACAGTCGCCTGCACGAGGCGCACAAGCCCAAGGGCGGATCGACCGAGCCGCATGTCGCGACCGGTGACCCGGACACGGCGCTGGCGCAGGCACCGGTGGTGCTCGACGCCGTCTGGACCACACCCAGCCAGAACAGCGCCGCGATGGAGCCGCATGCCTCGACGGCGGTGTGGGAAGGGGATGCGCTGACGGTCTATGGCTCCTACCAGATGCCCGCCTCCGACAAGCAGCAGCTTGCGCAGGCCTTGGGGATGAAGCCGAAGAAGGTCCGCATCATCTCGGCCTATGTGGGCGGCGGCTTCGGCTCCAAGCTCGGTATCGCGCCGGAGGTGGTCGCAGCGGCGCTTGCGGCCCGCAAGCTCGGCCGGCCGGTGAAGACGGTGATGAGCCGCCAGCAGGTGTTCGACGCTACCGTCCGCCGCTCCAACACGCACCAGCGGATACGGCTCGGCGCCGGCGCGGACGGGCGACTGACGACGGTCGTGCACGAGACCGTGTCGAGCAACATCGAGGGGGAGGAATATTTCGAGCCCGCCGGTGTCTCGACCCACTTCCTCTACGCCGGCGAAAACCGCCGCATCACCCACGACCTGTTGCCGATGGACTGGCTGCTGTCGGGCTCGATGCGCGCGCCCGGAGAGGCGGCGGGGATGCTCGCGCTCGAAGCCGCGATGGACGAGCTTGCGGAAAAGCTGGGCATCGACCCGGTCGAGCTGCGCAAGATCAACGATCCCGAGCAGGATCCGCTGAAGGGCGTTCCCTTCTCCACCCGCCAGCTGACGCGCTGTCTGGACGAGGGTGCCGCGGCGTTCGGCTGGAAGGATCGCGATCCGACACCGGGCGCTCGGCGCGAGGGTGAATGGCTGATCGGCCACGGCATGGCCGCGTCCGCGCGTTCCAACCAGCTGCAGGAATCGCAGGCGCGGGTTTCGATCGGGGCAGACGGTCGTGCGACGGTCGAAACCGACATGACCGACATCGGCACCGGTACCTACACGATCCTCGCGCAGATCACCGGCGAGCTGCTGGGGCTCCGGCCCGAGTGGATCGACGTGCGGCTGGGGGATACGGACACGCCGCCGGGTGCGGGTTCGGGCGGCTCCTGGGGCGCCAGCAGCAGCGGATCGTCCGTCTATCTCGCGTGCGAGGCGCTCCGCGCAAAGATCGCCGCGGCCATGGGCTGCACCGAGGAGGAACTCACGCTCAAGGACGGGCGGGCAATCGCGCAGAACCGCAGCGTTCCGCTTTCCTCGCTGGTGGGGGAAGGGCTCTCTGCCGAGGGCACCATCAAGCCGGGCAAGCTGGAGGAGGAGCGGCGCCAGGCCTCCTACGGCGCGCACTTCTGCGAGGTGCGGGTGAACGCCGTCACCGGCGAGGTGCGCGTGAAGCGCTTCGTCTCAACCTTTGCCGCCGGGCGGATCCTCAACGAAAAGACCGCGCGATCGCAGTGCATCGGCGGCATCGTGTTCGGCATCGGCGCGGCGCTGACGGAAGAAGTGGTGCACGATCCGCGCTCGGGACGGGTCGTGAACCACGACCTCGCCGAATATCACGTGCCGGTGAATGCCGACATCCCGCACATCGAGGTGCATTTCCTTCCCGAGCGCGACCAGTTCGCCAACCCGCTCCAGTCGAAGGGGTTGGGCGAGCTCGGCATCTCGGGCGCGGGCGCGGCCGTCGCCAATGCGATCTACAACGCGACCGGTGTGCGGATCCGTGACTATCCGCTGACGCTCGACAAGCTGCTGCCCGGACTGCCGGCCGTATGAGCCGCAACGGTTGCTGCGGCGCTGCGGATCTGCGAGCGGGTGCCGATGGCCGATAACGACAGCGTCCTTTCCGCCGCGCGCGCCTGGCAGGGCGAGCCGCTCGCCATCGCCACGGTGATCTCGACCTGGGGATCGGCGCCGCGCCCGCGCGGGAGCCATATGCTGGTCCACGCCGATGGCCGGTTCGAAGGCTCGGTGTCGGGCGGGTGCGTGGAGAGCGATATCCTCGCCACCGCCGCCGAGGTGATCGCCGGCGCGCCGTTCCAGCGCAAGCGCTACGGCGTGGCCGATGCGGCTGCCTGGGAAGTCGGGCTGCCCTGCGGCGGCGAGATCGAGGTGATCGTCCAGCCGGTCTCCGCCACGGGCTTCGATCCCGAACTGTTCGACCGCATCGCCGAGCTGCGTGCCGACGGCCAGGCGCTGACGGTCGAGACGGATCTGGAGACGGGCCATAGTACGCTCCGCGACGAAGGCTCGGCCGAAGTCTTCCGCAACCGCTATGATCCGCCGCGACGGCTGCTGATCGTCGGTGCGGTGCAGATCGCCCAATCGCTCGCGGCGCTCGCCACGACGCTGGGGATCGCCACGGTGGTGATCGACCCTCGGGCGCGCTTTCTTACCGAAGAGCGCTTCCCCGGGGTGGTGCTCGACGATCGCTGGCCCGACGAGGCGATCGAAGCGCTGCGCCCCGATCCCGCCACCGCGGTGGTCACGCTCAGCCATGACATCAAGATCGACGATCCCGCACTGATCGCCGCGCTTGCGAGCCCCGCGGCCTATGTCGGCGCGCTGGGATCGAAGCGCAGCCATGCCGCGCGGCTGGAGCGGCTGGCCGCGGCCGGCGTGTCCGCCGATGCGCTGGCGCGGATCGACGGCCCGGTCGGGCTCTCGATCGGCGCGATCGGGCCTGCGGAGATCGCGCTGTCGATCGCCGCGGCGATGGTCCAGGCCTTTCATGCTCCGCGCTGAAGACACTGCGCTGGTGCTGCTCGCGGCCGGCCGCTCGCGCCGGTTCGGCGACGTGGACAAGCTCACCGAGCCCTTCCTCGACCAGCCGCTCGCCTATCATGTGGTGACGGCGCTGGAGGCGGTGCCGTTCCGCTGCCGGATCGCGGTGGTCTGCCAGACCAGCCTGGACTTCGCATCGCGTGGCTACACCGTGGTCGAGAACCCGGAGGCCGCGGATGGCCAGGCCGGATCGCTACGGCTGGGCGTGCAGGCGGCGATCGACCAGGGAGCGTCCGCGGTGCTGATCGCGCTTGCCGACATGCCGCGGGTGACTGCCACGCACATCTATCGGCTCCTCGACTATGCAGAGGGGCCGGATGCCGTGATCGCGTCCAGCAACGGCGTTCACCCGACGCCCCCGGCGCTGTTCGGGGCCGCGCACTTCCCCGACCTGCTGCGTTGCTGCGGGGACGAGGGCGCCCGCGCCCTGGTGCGTGGCGGGCACCATGTGATCACGCGCGCGGACGAGTTGATCGACATCGACACGCCCGAAGACTTGGCGGCGCTGCGCGCTGCCTATGAGGTCAAGACGGTCATTCGTGCCGGAGCGCGTCGATCGGATTGAGCCCCGCGGCCCGCCGCGCCGGGAAATAGCCGAACACCACGCCGATCAGCGCTGCGATCGCAAAGGCGATGAGGTTGATCTGCGGTTCGAACAAATAGGGGACCTGCATCACCGGGGCGAGGGCGAGCACCGCCAGCTGCGCGATCACCAGCCCGACGACACCCCCCAGGCAGGACAGCGCGATCGCCTCCACCAGGAACTGCATCAGCACCTCGCGCGCGACCGCCCCAATCGCCAGGCGGATGCCGATCTCCCGCGTGCGCTCGGTTACGGAGACCAGCATGATGTTCATGATGCCGATCCCGCCCACGACCAGGCTGATCGCGGCGACGGCGGTGACGATGCCGGTAAGCAGGGTCGTCGTGCCGGTCAGCGTGGCGGAGATCTGCGCGGTGTCGAAGATGTTGAAGTCATCCTCCTTGCCGCCGCTGATGTTCCGGCGCTCACGCAGCAGGTCGCTGATCGACGCCTGCACCGTGCTGCTTTCATAGGCGGCATCGACGCCTACCAGTAGCAGCCGGATGTCGCGGCTGCCGGTGAAGCGGCGCTGCACCGTCTTGATCGGCATGATGACCACGTCGTCCTGGTCGCCGCCAAAGCCTGCCTGGCCGCGCGTCGAAAGCGTTCCGATCACGTCGCACGAGACATTGCCGATGCGGAACCGGTGGCCGACCGCTTCGCCGCCCCGGAACAGGTTCTGCCGAACCGTGTTGCCGATAATGCAGACCGCCTTGCCCGCCTGTTCCTCGGCCGGCTGGAAGGTCCGGCCGGAGGTAAGCGGCCAGGGCTGCACACGGAAATAGTCGTTGGTGGTGCCGTTGATCGTGGTCGACCAGTTGGCACCGTTGTAGATCGCCGTGGCGGTCGACTGGGCCTGGGGCGCAACCGCGTTGACGCCCGCGACCTGCTCGCGGATCGCCTCGACGTCCGCTTCCTTGAAGTCGGGCGGGCGAGGGCCGCCGCCGCCGCGTCCGAAGCCCTGGCCCGGGCGGATCTGAAGAATGTTGGTGCCGAGTGCAGCGATCTGGGACTGCACGGCCGAGGTGGTCGC encodes:
- a CDS encoding CPBP family intramembrane glutamic endopeptidase; the protein is MILALLALALASYVWFLKGEAVLRRWRGPGAGRSRVQRLRRWTARAWLLFGAVPLLVLALLGQLDTLQRLPDAFVPLALVVRAALVGQGVPADAGLLAAAVAGGLAGGAGVGLLIAAWRRRRGRGDLHIGHVGGLLPRSRTELRWGAAVAITVGIVEELFFRLLLPLLVAEASGSALAGFGVATLLFGLAHGYQRLAGMAATTLVGGLFAALYLYSGALWLAMLAHVLLDLNSLVLRPAFAGAWRRH
- a CDS encoding CocE/NonD family hydrolase; translation: MMLGRALTGMALLLAGASAGSLAGAQPQQAAPAAPQARYSYSQVMVPMRDGTRLQTVIRRPLDKQGPLPILLQRSPYGVPPASAVGRERSLEFMEPDGYILVHQNMRGRFESEGTFTMSMALQPQGAQGVDEATDAYDTIDWLVKNVPANNGRVGMMGVSYPGYAAAVALARPHPALKAVSPQAAWNDWWINDDLHRYGAMRLSYATDWLYPLQNNKQGESFETGAYDSYEWFLKLGPIENLDKRHFKGSVPQLTQMIEHPDYDSFWKGQHWTDRLGRSTVPTLHVAGFWDQEDPLGSWKIYEKMEADDPANNNMIVGGPWAHGSWRQAASDMGHFPIPGTSGTDFRRDIEAPFFRYWLHGKGPKPGFEAKMFQSGSWTWKSYRKWPAPGTTATALYLRADGSLSFEGAGDAGQCREFVSDPANPVPFRERPISPTYPSLEWRWWEAADQRFVENRPDVLSWTSAPLEKDLTVTGDVAATLMASTSGTDSDMVVKLIDVYPDNVEPTPSPAQMGNYGKSLNGYRLPIAMEVRRGRWLDDWSTAKPLVPNQVRAWDVPLRDHDHVFKAGHRIMVQVQSSWFPVIDRNPQKFVPNIYKAKSEDFVKATQRVCTGSKVTLPVIR
- a CDS encoding 2Fe-2S iron-sulfur cluster-binding protein, which encodes MQFRINGQTYTAEVDVRTSLLDLAREHLGLTGSKKGCDHGQCGACTMLVNGRRINSCLTLAVMHQDDEITTIEGLGAPGALNPMQAAFVKHDGFQCGYCTPGQICSAMGMLDEIAKDWPSHVTADLDSVEFTDAEIQERMSGNLCRCSAYPNIVEAIREAAESQRLAEAAE
- a CDS encoding FAD binding domain-containing protein, whose amino-acid sequence is MKPFQYARATTPEDAARAGTVDGAKFIAGGTNLLDLMKLQVETPEQIVDISRLDLNQVEETEDGGLRIGALVPNADLAAHPLVRQRYEALSRALLAGASGQLRNKASTGGNLLQRTRCYYFYETGDACNKRTPGSGCAARDGFNRIHAVLGASEACIATHPSDMAVAMRLLDATVATQLPDGDRRRLPIADFYRLPGDTPHIENVLRPGELITHIELPAPPPGRQLYRKVRDRASYAFALVSVAAAIAVEDGRIASAKLAFGGLAHMPWRDGTVEEVLVGQAPSDALFATAADTLLRDARGYGHNDFKIPLARRVLIATLKELTA
- a CDS encoding molybdopterin cofactor-binding domain-containing protein, translating into MSDSTTLKMDVPVPASLLDIGTQGLIGRPLNRIDGPLKVAGRATYSAEYALPDLAYGYLVQAKAGRARVTGIDTAAALAMPGVLDVVVDLDTFIRNPQQGGSNKAPTQGVEEIHYFGQVVAIVVAETFEQARDAAARVHVAVEDKPGLFEFDSRLHEAHKPKGGSTEPHVATGDPDTALAQAPVVLDAVWTTPSQNSAAMEPHASTAVWEGDALTVYGSYQMPASDKQQLAQALGMKPKKVRIISAYVGGGFGSKLGIAPEVVAAALAARKLGRPVKTVMSRQQVFDATVRRSNTHQRIRLGAGADGRLTTVVHETVSSNIEGEEYFEPAGVSTHFLYAGENRRITHDLLPMDWLLSGSMRAPGEAAGMLALEAAMDELAEKLGIDPVELRKINDPEQDPLKGVPFSTRQLTRCLDEGAAAFGWKDRDPTPGARREGEWLIGHGMAASARSNQLQESQARVSIGADGRATVETDMTDIGTGTYTILAQITGELLGLRPEWIDVRLGDTDTPPGAGSGGSWGASSSGSSVYLACEALRAKIAAAMGCTEEELTLKDGRAIAQNRSVPLSSLVGEGLSAEGTIKPGKLEEERRQASYGAHFCEVRVNAVTGEVRVKRFVSTFAAGRILNEKTARSQCIGGIVFGIGAALTEEVVHDPRSGRVVNHDLAEYHVPVNADIPHIEVHFLPERDQFANPLQSKGLGELGISGAGAAVANAIYNATGVRIRDYPLTLDKLLPGLPAV
- a CDS encoding XdhC family protein → MADNDSVLSAARAWQGEPLAIATVISTWGSAPRPRGSHMLVHADGRFEGSVSGGCVESDILATAAEVIAGAPFQRKRYGVADAAAWEVGLPCGGEIEVIVQPVSATGFDPELFDRIAELRADGQALTVETDLETGHSTLRDEGSAEVFRNRYDPPRRLLIVGAVQIAQSLAALATTLGIATVVIDPRARFLTEERFPGVVLDDRWPDEAIEALRPDPATAVVTLSHDIKIDDPALIAALASPAAYVGALGSKRSHAARLERLAAAGVSADALARIDGPVGLSIGAIGPAEIALSIAAAMVQAFHAPR
- a CDS encoding nucleotidyltransferase family protein; the protein is MLRAEDTALVLLAAGRSRRFGDVDKLTEPFLDQPLAYHVVTALEAVPFRCRIAVVCQTSLDFASRGYTVVENPEAADGQAGSLRLGVQAAIDQGASAVLIALADMPRVTATHIYRLLDYAEGPDAVIASSNGVHPTPPALFGAAHFPDLLRCCGDEGARALVRGGHHVITRADELIDIDTPEDLAALRAAYEVKTVIRAGARRSD
- a CDS encoding ABC transporter permease; the protein is MLGTTILLAVRSILRHKLRSFLTTLGIIIGVAAVVTMVTLGKATTSAVQSQIAALGTNILQIRPGQGFGRGGGGPRPPDFKEADVEAIREQVAGVNAVAPQAQSTATAIYNGANWSTTINGTTNDYFRVQPWPLTSGRTFQPAEEQAGKAVCIIGNTVRQNLFRGGEAVGHRFRIGNVSCDVIGTLSTRGQAGFGGDQDDVVIMPIKTVQRRFTGSRDIRLLLVGVDAAYESSTVQASISDLLRERRNISGGKEDDFNIFDTAQISATLTGTTTLLTGIVTAVAAISLVVGGIGIMNIMLVSVTERTREIGIRLAIGAVAREVLMQFLVEAIALSCLGGVVGLVIAQLAVLALAPVMQVPYLFEPQINLIAFAIAALIGVVFGYFPARRAAGLNPIDALRHE